The DNA region CAGGTGGCAATCCTGGCTGTAGGTGCCATCCGCAAGCAACCCGCTGTGATCGAAACCGAATTCGGCGATGTGATTGCAATCCGCCACATCATGATCCTGGCGCTGGCTTACGACCACAGGATTGTGGATGGCGCTCTGGGCGGCATGTTCCTCAAAAAGATGAAACAGCTGCTCGAAGGGTTCAATCCCGAACGGGAAATCTAAGTCATTAAAAATCAATATCACAGGGTTAGCCCTTGGCTGACCCTGTTTTTTTTCAAACCGTCTGCATGAAGATCAACCTGAAGCGTCCCCTTGCCTTTTTCGACCTCGAAACCACCGGGCTCAACATCATCACCGACCGCATCATCGAAATCAGCATCCTGAAGGTGCACCCCGATGGCCAGGAGGAAATTAAGACCTGGAGGGTCAATCCCGGCGTGCCCATCCCTCCCTCCTCTACTGCTTTCCATGGCATCACCGACGAAGATGTGAAAGATCTCCCGGGTTTCGCTTCCATTGCTCACGATGTGGCACGTTTTCTCGAAGGTTGCGACCTGGCAGGGTACAATGCCATCAAATTCGATCTGCCCCTGCTGGTCGAAGAGTTTTTGCGCTACGACATCCCCTTCGATGTTTCCAACCGCCATCTTATTGACGTGCAGAACATTTTCATGAAAATGGAACCAAGAAACCTCAGGGGAGCCTACCGGTTTTACTGCCAGAAAGAACTCACCGATGCCCATTCGGCCGAGGCCGACACCCGTGCCACATTTGAAATACTCAAAGCACAACTCGCCCGATATCAGGACGCGGAATATACCGACCCTGCCGGCAAGACTTCCAGACCAGTAGAAAACGACGTGCGCAAACTGCATGAGTTTTCGGCACATCACCGCAATGCCGACCTCAACGGGCAGATTATTTACGACGCCCAAAACCGGGAAGTTTTTAACTTCGGCAAGCACAAAGGTAAACGCGTGGAGGACGTGTTTCGCGATGAGCCTTCGTATTACGACTGGATGATGAAGGGTGAGTTTCCGTTGTTTACAAAAAAACTGATCACAGCCATCCGCCTGCGCATGAAAGGCGGACAGGTGCGAATGACCAACAAAAAACAGGAATGATATGAAAATCATCTGCATCGGACGCAACTATGCCGAACACGCCCGCGAGCTGAACAACCCGCTCCCGGCCAAGCCTGTGTTTTTCATGAAACCCGACACAGCCCTGCTCCCGCCCCACAACCCATTTTTTCTGCCCGACTTCTCGAACGAGATTCACTACGAAACCGAACTCGTCCTGCGCATCTGCAAGCACGGTCGCAGCATCGAAAAGCAGTTCGCGTATAAATACTACGACGCCATCGGGGTTGGAATCGATTTCACTGCGCGCGACCTTCAGGCCGAATGCAAGCAAAAAGGCCTTCCCTGGGAAGTGGCCAAGGCTTTCGACTTTTCGGCTCCCGTGAGCCGCTTCCTGCCAAAGGAACAGTTTGCCGACCTGAGCAATATCCGTTTCGGCCTGAAAATCAATGGCGAATGGCGGCAACAAGGCAACAGCCGCGATATGATCTTCAGTTTCGACCACATCATATCCTACGTTTCGCAGTTTATCACCCTGCGCGAAGGCGACTACATCTTTACCGGCACACCCGAAGGCGTGGGGCAAACCCAGATCAACGACCGCTTTGAATTGTTCATTGAAGATCAGCTCATGCTGACATTCAATGTGAAATAATTCATAAACAGATATTTACGGCGATAGCCCGCTTTTTTTCAGGCTTTGCTGACAGCCAGCCTGAGCCAAACTCAGAGGGTAAAGCGGAAGGTGTTTTTTATTTCCAGGTCGTTAGGCTTCTTGCCGCCCACAGGTTGAGAGCGGTAGAAAAACTCTGCACTCATCACAAACAGCCAACGCTCGTTGAGCGGGGTGCTCATGCTCATGTTGAGCGAATAGCGGTAATTGCTGAAATCGTTCAGGGCCGGCTGGAAGTAGTTCACCATATTGAAACTGAGGTTTTTGCCCGGATCCCACAGCAGCGAGAGGTAGGAAGAGGAGCGCATGAGGCTCGAAGTTTGCCTGGGCCTGGTCGAATAACTCTCGTGTTCGAGAAATACCCCGGTTCCCAGAAACAGGCGCACCTTGGCACGCGACTTCCATGCGCTGTCGGCAAGGTTCACAGGGTTGAACCTGAACCCCCCTCCCAGCAGCGTGCGGCTGCGCAGCAGGATGAACTCGTCGAATTGTTGCTGCAGATAGCCCTCGGCCATCATGACGGCTTTGTCGTCGAGGTCGTGGATGGCGCGAAAATGCACAAAGCCTTTGTGTGCTGAGGTTTTGCCCGACGATGTGCGCAGGTTGTATTCCAGAATGGTAAAATAGTCGGTGCGCGGTCCGTTGTAGTCCATCCTGAACCTGTCGGTCAGTTCCAGATAATTGGTGTTTCCACTGGCAATGTTGAGGCCGAAGGCATTGGTAAACATGAAGCCTTCGCGGGTGTTGTCGCGGTAATACCTTTCAATATTCACCTGGCTCATGGCCGAAAACGACCACAAGACCAGCAAAAGAATGGCAATTCGCTTCATCGCATGTCAACTACATCGATGCCAGGATAATCGGCCGGATTGAAAGTGAAGAAGTTTCGCGGAAGGGTGGCATTGGGCGTCATGCGGCTGAGGTCGTAAATAAACTGGTTGCCGCCATTATCGAAGATCACAAGGCGCGACAGTTGCTCCGCGGCTTCGCGTACACCTACAATCACTTTGGGAAACTTGCTGCCGGCTTGAGCTTTCAATTCAATGGTTTTCAGTCCTTTGGCCTGATTATCTTTATCACTGCCAAAGGAAGCCTTATAATCCTTTGCATAGGTAGTGAGGAGGTTGGTTGGGCTCAATGCCTCGTCGCCCTGACCTGCATTGCTCACCATTACCTCATTGCTTTCGGGGAGGTAGGTCCAGACAGTCTTTCCATCGCTGACGATGGTTTGCCCGTCGATGAGCACTTTATAGGCATCCCCGTTGAGGAAGAGGGTACCGTTCTTTTTTTCGTTGATTCCCGCCCTGGTGTTGATCATCTGGTAGGTGAAATCGATCTTGAGGTTAGGGGTGTTGCGGGTTTTGTCGATCACAGCGTTAAGGAGCTGATCGGCGTTTTTTTGGGCCATTAGCTGCTGAACCTGGAAAATTGCCCCGAAAAGGAGCATGAAAAAGATCAAACGCTTCATTATTTTTCGTTGTTCGTACGACTGTAGTAATCCTTCAAAAACTGTTCCAAAGCCATCGTGCCGTTCACTTTTACTTCGCGAGCCTTCGATCCTTCGAACGGACCTACGATGCCGGCGGCTTCGAGCTGATCGATGATGCGGGCGGCGCGGTTGTAACCAAGCTTGAGTTTGCGCTGAAGCAGCGAGGTCGAACCCTGTTGGGTTTCGACGATGACGCGGGCAGCATCTTCAAAAAGCGGGTCACGTTCGCCCAAATCGAGCACTTCGCCCACTTCGTCCTGTTCATCCGCATATTCTGGCAGATGAAATGCATCGGGATAGCCTCGTTGCGATCCGATGTAATCGGTAAGACGCTCTACCTCAGGTGTATCAATAAAGGCGCATTGCAGGCGGATGAGGTCGCTGCCGGTGCTGAGCAGCATATCGCCCCGGCCTACAAGCTGGTCGGCGCCGCCGGTGTCGAGAATGGTGCGCGAGTCGGTGCGCGAGATCACCCTGAATGCAATCCGTGCAGGGAAGTTGGCCTTGATGGTACCTGTGATGATATTCACCGTAGGACGCTGGGTGGCGATGATAAGGTGGATACCCACCGCACGGGCCAGCTGCGCCAGCCGGGTGATCGGACCTTCAACTTCCTTGCCGGCAGTCATGATGAGGTCGGCAAACTCGTCAATAATCAGCACGATATACGGCAGAAAACGGTGTCCTTCGTTGGGGTTGAGTTTTCTCGACCGGAACTTCTCGTTGTATTCCTTGATGTTGCGCACCTGGGCATCCTTAAGCAGCTCGTAGCGGTTGTCCATCTCGATGGTGAGCGAGTTGAGGGTGCGCACCACCTTGCGGGTATCGGTGATGATGGCCTCTTCCGAATCGGGCAGTTTGGCCAGAAAATGCCGCTCGATACGGCTGTATAGGTTCAGCTCCACCTTTTTCGGGTCAACCATCACAAACTTAAGCTCCGACGGGTGCTTGGTGTAAAGCAGCGAAGTGATGATCGCATTGAGGCCCACCGATTTACCCTGACCGGTGGCCCCTGCCATGAGGATGTGGGGCATGCGGGTAAGGTCGGCCACAAAGCTCTCGTTGGCTATGGTTTTTCCCAGGCCGAACGGAAGCTCGTAATTGCCCGACCTGAAACGCTCTGATGCAATGATGCTGCGCATCGAAACGATTTCGGGTTTCATATTGGGCACCTCGATACCCACCGTGCCTTTGCCGGGGATGGGTGCAATGATGCGGATACCCAGGGCCGACAAGCTCAGCGCAATATCGTCTTCCAAACCCTTGATGCGGCTGATGCGGATGCCGGGCGCAGGAACAATCTCGTACAAGGTGACCGTTGGTCCGATGGTTGCCTTGATTTTTTCGATCCCGATGGAATAGTTTGCCAGGGTTTCGACAATGCGCTTTTTATTTGCTTCGAGTTCCGACCGCTCAACAGTGATGGTGCCGTCGCCGTATTCGAAGAGCAGCTCAATCGGGGGGAATTTATAATCGGGCAGGTCGAGACGGGGGTCGTACAAGGTATCCAGGGTCTGGCGTTCGATGGAACCTTTCTTGCGTTGATTTTCCTCAGGCTTATTGGCATTGGCCACCTCAAGGGGCAATTCGTCCACAGGTGCAGCAGCGGGTTTGTCAGCAACAACAGCTGCAACGGTCGGCTCAAGCTCAAGCTCTATGGGCTTGTTGGTCGGCCTGACAGACACCTCTTCAATTTTTGATTCTTCATCCTCCACGGCATATTCCACCGTGTTGTACAGGTCTCCCTTTTCGTCGGCAACACCGGTGCGGGCAGGTTGATCTTCCGGCTTTGGCTTTTTACCGAAAGTAATAGCAAAAGTCCAGATTATGAATACGATAAGAATGAACAGGATGACCATCATCAAGCCTGGTTTACCCAGAATTGCTGAAAGGTAGTCGCGGACAAAAAGGCCTGTGAGTCCGCCCAAAGTATTCAGAGGATGGTTGGGAAACAAGGTGGCCAGCAGCAGTGGCAGCCAGAGCAGGCTCATCACTGCATATTTCCAGATTCCCCAGCCACCCAGCAAGTTGCGTTTGAATACCAGCCTGTAGCCGATCAGAAAAGACAGAAAAGGCAGGAAAAAGGCACCCAGTCCGAACCCTTCTTTAACAAGGAGCTGACTCAGGAATGCCCCCAGGTTACCCATCCAGTTGTTGATTTGCAATCCCTTTTCGGTGAGCACCAGGCGCACGGGAAGGTCGCTGAAATAATCGTCGGTGAGTTCGCCAAACCAGTTGATGTAGAACGAAACGAAGGCAAGAGCCAGGTAGGCCGAGGCAAACAAAAAGAAGATGCCGGTGGCCTGTGTGGTACGCGGCCCCATGCGGAGGATGGGAAGCTTACGCTTAGGCTTCGGAGGTTTTGGCGTTGCGGCCTTTTTTTTGTTTTCAGGCACAGCAGCACCTGCCGGCGCTGTTGTGCTGCTGTCGGGTGCGGTTTGTTCTAATAGCTTGTTTACTGGCCTGGCCATGCCACGGTATGCTTTAGCGGGCAAAATTAAGCAATTCCGTTTGCCGGCGACTTATACCAGTGCAGGACAATGGGATAGTGCACTTTCAATTGTGATATCTTTGTGCCGATCAACAGCAAAAACCATGACAACACAGCCACATGCCCTGGTGGGAATAATTATGGGATCGGACAGCGACCTGCCTGTAATGCGCGAAGCTGCTATTCAGCTCGATGGGTTTGGTATTCCGTGGGAGATGCGCGTTGTTTCGGCACACCGCACACCCGAATGGATGGTGGAATATGCCAAAACTGCCGCCGGTCGTGGGCTGAAGGTTATCATAGCCGGTGCCGGGGGTGCTGCACACCTGCCGGGCATGGTTGCCAGCCTGACGCCGCTGCCCGTAATCGGCGTGCCGGTAAAATCGTCCAACTCCATCGAAGGCATCGACTCTTTGCTTTCCATTGTGCAGATGCCCAAAGGCATACCCGTGGCCACCGTGGCCATCAACGGCGCTGCCAATGCCGGATTGCTCGCAGCCAGAATACTGGCTTCGGCCGACTCGAGTATCCGACAGAAAATGGAAGAATTTATGAAGCGGCAAACCCAGGCTGTGCTGGAGAAAGCCGCCAACGAACTGAAGATCTGACCTTTAGATGGTTCGTTAAATGAAATCCGATGCCCTGCGCATCACTTCCCTGCCGAACGGGTATAGATGTTTTGCATATTGCGGTAACCCGGCCTGTCGAGGTACCAGTCGGGGTAGAGCTGCCCGCCCGATTGTGCCCAGTCGGCAAAACGCAGGTGGGTAAGCAGGATGTCGGCCTTTTCCACAGGATAATCGAAGGTCACGGGAATCTCAATGGCCCAGGGCAGGCTGCTTCCAGTTTTATAGTATTTTCCCGTGGCGCTGTTGCTGGCATCGTCGGAAGTTCCAAAATAGGCCGGATTGGCAAGTGCGGTAGGCGCATGATCGGGCAGGTGAACCTCCTTGCCCCTGTCGCCCCCAACGATGATAAACGGGTTGAATGGCGCCTGACCGAAAACAGCCTGCGGCTGCGATAAGGTCATGAACATGCTGAGGGTATCGGTAAGCAGATACGGTTGCTCAGGCACCGTGTTGATAAAGGTTTCCGAAGGATAAATGGTGTTGATGGCGTCCATGACAATCCACACCGTCTGGCTGCTGTGGCCGGCTTCGAAGCCTTTGGGATCGGTAGTGATGTAATTTGAGGCAATTGTACCGCCTGTTACAGAAGCCACATGTTCGGGCGCAATATCGAAAGCCACGGCAAAGCCGTTATCAAACCCGGCCCCGGCAGCCATCAGCCGGAACTTTCCTTCCACATCCACCAACTGGTTCTGTGCGTTGGTCACCATCCTGAAATTGGCAATCACAACCACATCGTTGAAGTCGAAATCGCCAAGCGAAGGCCAGAGGTCTTCGAAAGCAAAGGTGGTGAAAGTATTTTCGGCCGGATACCACGAAACGAATGCCCTCAGCGGATCGTTGGGAAAAGCATCCAGGTCGTCGGGCACACCATCGTTGTCGGTGTCGATGATGGCCACAGCGCCCAGTCCTTCGGGATTGCAGGCGGTGATGGGCAGGAAGTTTTGCTCGTTGCCCGGACTAACCACGGTAGCTCCATTGACAAAATGCTGGCTTACAGGCGTTCCCGGCAGGATATTCAACAAAGGTGTCGAAGCTTCGATGGCTCCCCTGACCTGCACGCCCGACATGGTGAACGAGGTGGTTGCCTTGATGGTATTGAGCTGCCCGTTGCCGTTGATGGTCCGGTAAAGCACAAACTGCGGGGTGGAAAGCATGCTGCCGTCGTTGAGATTGAATCCAGCACCTCCGTTTATCTGAATCATTACGGCACTGCTAAGGTAACCCGA from Bacteroidota bacterium includes:
- a CDS encoding DNA translocase FtsK 4TM domain-containing protein — translated: MARPVNKLLEQTAPDSSTTAPAGAAVPENKKKAATPKPPKPKRKLPILRMGPRTTQATGIFFLFASAYLALAFVSFYINWFGELTDDYFSDLPVRLVLTEKGLQINNWMGNLGAFLSQLLVKEGFGLGAFFLPFLSFLIGYRLVFKRNLLGGWGIWKYAVMSLLWLPLLLATLFPNHPLNTLGGLTGLFVRDYLSAILGKPGLMMVILFILIVFIIWTFAITFGKKPKPEDQPARTGVADEKGDLYNTVEYAVEDEESKIEEVSVRPTNKPIELELEPTVAAVVADKPAAAPVDELPLEVANANKPEENQRKKGSIERQTLDTLYDPRLDLPDYKFPPIELLFEYGDGTITVERSELEANKKRIVETLANYSIGIEKIKATIGPTVTLYEIVPAPGIRISRIKGLEDDIALSLSALGIRIIAPIPGKGTVGIEVPNMKPEIVSMRSIIASERFRSGNYELPFGLGKTIANESFVADLTRMPHILMAGATGQGKSVGLNAIITSLLYTKHPSELKFVMVDPKKVELNLYSRIERHFLAKLPDSEEAIITDTRKVVRTLNSLTIEMDNRYELLKDAQVRNIKEYNEKFRSRKLNPNEGHRFLPYIVLIIDEFADLIMTAGKEVEGPITRLAQLARAVGIHLIIATQRPTVNIITGTIKANFPARIAFRVISRTDSRTILDTGGADQLVGRGDMLLSTGSDLIRLQCAFIDTPEVERLTDYIGSQRGYPDAFHLPEYADEQDEVGEVLDLGERDPLFEDAARVIVETQQGSTSLLQRKLKLGYNRAARIIDQLEAAGIVGPFEGSKAREVKVNGTMALEQFLKDYYSRTNNEK
- a CDS encoding outer membrane lipoprotein carrier protein LolA, whose product is MKRLIFFMLLFGAIFQVQQLMAQKNADQLLNAVIDKTRNTPNLKIDFTYQMINTRAGINEKKNGTLFLNGDAYKVLIDGQTIVSDGKTVWTYLPESNEVMVSNAGQGDEALSPTNLLTTYAKDYKASFGSDKDNQAKGLKTIELKAQAGSKFPKVIVGVREAAEQLSRLVIFDNGGNQFIYDLSRMTPNATLPRNFFTFNPADYPGIDVVDMR
- the purE gene encoding 5-(carboxyamino)imidazole ribonucleotide mutase — its product is MVGIIMGSDSDLPVMREAAIQLDGFGIPWEMRVVSAHRTPEWMVEYAKTAAGRGLKVIIAGAGGAAHLPGMVASLTPLPVIGVPVKSSNSIEGIDSLLSIVQMPKGIPVATVAINGAANAGLLAARILASADSSIRQKMEEFMKRQTQAVLEKAANELKI
- a CDS encoding 3'-5' exonuclease, giving the protein MKINLKRPLAFFDLETTGLNIITDRIIEISILKVHPDGQEEIKTWRVNPGVPIPPSSTAFHGITDEDVKDLPGFASIAHDVARFLEGCDLAGYNAIKFDLPLLVEEFLRYDIPFDVSNRHLIDVQNIFMKMEPRNLRGAYRFYCQKELTDAHSAEADTRATFEILKAQLARYQDAEYTDPAGKTSRPVENDVRKLHEFSAHHRNADLNGQIIYDAQNREVFNFGKHKGKRVEDVFRDEPSYYDWMMKGEFPLFTKKLITAIRLRMKGGQVRMTNKKQE
- a CDS encoding fumarylacetoacetate hydrolase family protein, with translation MKIICIGRNYAEHARELNNPLPAKPVFFMKPDTALLPPHNPFFLPDFSNEIHYETELVLRICKHGRSIEKQFAYKYYDAIGVGIDFTARDLQAECKQKGLPWEVAKAFDFSAPVSRFLPKEQFADLSNIRFGLKINGEWRQQGNSRDMIFSFDHIISYVSQFITLREGDYIFTGTPEGVGQTQINDRFELFIEDQLMLTFNVK
- a CDS encoding DUF481 domain-containing protein, with translation MKRIAILLLVLWSFSAMSQVNIERYYRDNTREGFMFTNAFGLNIASGNTNYLELTDRFRMDYNGPRTDYFTILEYNLRTSSGKTSAHKGFVHFRAIHDLDDKAVMMAEGYLQQQFDEFILLRSRTLLGGGFRFNPVNLADSAWKSRAKVRLFLGTGVFLEHESYSTRPRQTSSLMRSSSYLSLLWDPGKNLSFNMVNYFQPALNDFSNYRYSLNMSMSTPLNERWLFVMSAEFFYRSQPVGGKKPNDLEIKNTFRFTL